Below is a genomic region from Pseudomonas extremaustralis.
GCGCCAAGCCAGTGCCGGTGCTGAGCAGGTACAGGTGTTTGCCCGGCTTCAAATCGTCAAGCACCAGGGTGCCGGTCGGTTTTTTGCTGATGATGATCTCGTCGCCTTCCTTCAAATGCTGCAATTGGGAAGTCAGCGGGCCATCCGGCACCTTGATGCTGAAGAACTCCAGATGCTCTTCCCAGTTCGGGCTGGCAATGGAGTAAGCGCGCATGAGCGGGCGGCCGTTGGGCTGTTGCAGGCCGATCATCACGAACTGACCGTTCTCGAAGCGCAAGCCCGGATCGCGGGTGCACTTGAAGCTGAACAGAGTGTCGTTCCAGTGATGAACACTGAGGACACGCTCGTGGTTCATGTTGCTCATGTACGGGGGACTCCTGGAGATGGGTCTGCGCCAAAGATAAGGCGCGCAATTGCACAGTATTCTAATGGCGGCGACAATATCTGTTAACTGGATTATTAAGATAAGGGTTATCGGTTATATCGATATGCGATTTACTCTCCGTCAACTGCAAGTCTTCGTCGCCGTCGCCCAGCAGGAAAGCGTCTCACGCGCTGCTGGCCTTCTGGCCTTATCTCAATCCGCCGCCAGCACGTCGATTACCGAGCTGGAGCGTCAATCCAGCTGCCAATTGTTCGACCGCGCCGGTAAACGCCTGAGCCTCAACGCCCTGGGCCGTCAACTGTTGCCCCAGGCCGTGGCGCTGCTGGACCAGGCCAAGGAAATCGAAGACCTGCTCAACGGCAAATCCGGCTTCGGTTCCCTGGCGGTCGGCGCGACGCTGACCATCGGTAATTACCTAGCCACACTGCTGATCGGCAGCTTCATGCAGCAACACCCCGAAAGCCAAGTGAAGCTGCATGTACAGAACACTGCCCATATCGTGCACCAGGTGGCGCACTACGAAATTGACCTGGGTCTAATCGAAGGTGACTGCAGCCACCCGGATATCGAGGTACAGACCTGGGTGGAAGACGAGCTGGTGGTGTTTTGCGCGCCACAGCATCACCTGGCCAAGCGCGGCGTAGCCACCATGGAAGAATTGACCCATGAAGCCTGGATTCTACGGGAACAAGGCTCAGGGACGCGCCTGACGTTTGACCAGGCCATGCGCCATCACCGCAGTGCGCTGAATATCCGCCTAGAGCTGGAACACACCGAGGCGATCAAGCGGGCAGTGGAGTCGGGGTTAGGGATTGGCTGCATTTCGCGCCTGGCGCTGCGCGACGCGTTCAGGCGTGGCAGCCTGGTGCCGGTGGAAACGCCGGACCTGGACCTGGCCCGGCAGTTTTACTTCATCTGGCATAAACAGAAGTACCAGACCTCGGCCATGCGCGAGTTCCTGGAACTGTGCCGCGCTTTCACCGCTGGGGTTCAGCGCAGCGATGAAATCGTGCTGCCCAGTATTGCCTGAGCCTTAGACCAGAATCACGGCCCACACCAGGGTGATCATGGTCAGTGCCACGAATTGCGCGGCGCTGCCCATGTCCTTGGCGTTTTTCGACAAAGGGTGGCGGTCCAGGGAAATACGGTCGATCGCCGCCTCCACTGCCGAATTGAGCAATTCAACGATCAAGGCCAGCAGGCACACCGCAATCAGCAACGCCCGCTCCACCCGGCTGACATGCAGGAAAAAACTCAGCGGGATCAGGATAACGTTGAGCAACACCAGTTGGCGGAACGCCGCCTCGCCGGTGAAGGCCGCGCGCAGGCCATCCAGAGAATACCCCCCTGCATTGAAGATACGTTTGATACCGGTTTGACCCTTGAAAGGCGACATAGATGTAGGCAACTGAACCAAAGAAGTGGGAAAACTAGATCACGCAAAGTCAAAAAAGCGTGAATCGTTGACAGCTCAATGCTGCGAAATTGACTCAAGTTGTTGCAAGAGCAGCGCCGCCTGGGTACGGGTACGCACGCCCAGCTTGCGGAATATTGCCGTTACATGCGCCTTGATAGTCGCTTCCGACACGCTCAGCTCGTAAGCGATCTGCTTGTTCAACA
It encodes:
- a CDS encoding diacylglycerol kinase; translated protein: MSPFKGQTGIKRIFNAGGYSLDGLRAAFTGEAAFRQLVLLNVILIPLSFFLHVSRVERALLIAVCLLALIVELLNSAVEAAIDRISLDRHPLSKNAKDMGSAAQFVALTMITLVWAVILV
- a CDS encoding LysR family transcriptional regulator, with product MRFTLRQLQVFVAVAQQESVSRAAGLLALSQSAASTSITELERQSSCQLFDRAGKRLSLNALGRQLLPQAVALLDQAKEIEDLLNGKSGFGSLAVGATLTIGNYLATLLIGSFMQQHPESQVKLHVQNTAHIVHQVAHYEIDLGLIEGDCSHPDIEVQTWVEDELVVFCAPQHHLAKRGVATMEELTHEAWILREQGSGTRLTFDQAMRHHRSALNIRLELEHTEAIKRAVESGLGIGCISRLALRDAFRRGSLVPVETPDLDLARQFYFIWHKQKYQTSAMREFLELCRAFTAGVQRSDEIVLPSIA